In a genomic window of Allomeiothermus silvanus DSM 9946:
- a CDS encoding succinate dehydrogenase hydrophobic membrane anchor subunit — MAIRARRYQDAKAQAGTNLELAWWVFMRLSGLVLVFLVLGHIYMNFVLIDVNTINYDYVARRLSNTTWKIYDLVILGLALLHGLNGSRYVMDDWIKDPSRRFITKAVVYSLGVLVFLIGSISLLNHDFSR; from the coding sequence ATGGCTATCCGCGCTCGTCGTTATCAGGATGCTAAAGCGCAAGCCGGAACCAACCTCGAGCTGGCCTGGTGGGTATTCATGCGCCTTTCGGGGTTGGTGCTGGTGTTTTTGGTGCTCGGGCACATCTACATGAACTTCGTGCTCATCGACGTGAATACCATCAACTATGACTATGTGGCCCGGCGATTATCCAATACTACGTGGAAGATTTACGACCTGGTGATCTTGGGCCTGGCCTTGCTCCATGGGCTAAATGGCTCCCGCTACGTGATGGACGACTGGATCAAAGACCCCAGCCGACGTTTCATCACCAAAGCGGTTGTCTACAGCCTGGGGGTGCTGGTCTTCCTGATTGGGAGCATCTCGCTCCTCAATCACGACTTCTCGAGGTAA
- the sdhC gene encoding succinate dehydrogenase, cytochrome b556 subunit produces MYRGREGQWAFFLHRLSGIALMLWLLLHTLNISSAMWGPEVSNRLMAFFHIPIFQVGLLLVTAAALYHAFNGLRIILMDFTGWGVKYQKELWYGVLFLCIAAAIPGLIITVPRIIAAATKHGG; encoded by the coding sequence ATGTATCGTGGTAGGGAAGGGCAGTGGGCTTTTTTTCTACACCGGCTCTCGGGCATCGCGCTGATGTTGTGGTTGCTGCTGCATACCCTGAACATCTCCTCGGCGATGTGGGGACCGGAGGTATCGAATCGCCTGATGGCGTTTTTTCATATCCCGATTTTTCAGGTCGGGCTCTTGCTGGTGACGGCGGCGGCCCTCTATCATGCTTTTAATGGGCTGCGCATCATCCTGATGGACTTCACCGGTTGGGGGGTCAAGTACCAGAAAGAACTTTGGTACGGGGTGCTCTTCTTGTGCATAGCTGCCGCCATTCCGGGCCTCATCATCACCGTGCCGCGCATCATCGCCGCCGCGACCAAACACGGAGGGTAA
- a CDS encoding succinate dehydrogenase iron-sulfur subunit, whose protein sequence is MQVTLRILRYDPNKDAKPHWETYQVESEPMDRVLDLLHKVKYFTDGSLAFRRSCGHGICGSDAMVINGKNRLACKALVKELGPSISVEPIRGLPVEKDLVVDMDPFFAAYRAVKPFLINDEPPPERERLQSPADRERFDASTKCILCAACTTSCPVFWVNGTYIGPAAIVQAHRFIFDSRDKGARERFQALGASTGVWRCRTAYNCTEACPREIPVTQAIEEVKRAILFDKF, encoded by the coding sequence ATGCAAGTAACCCTCAGAATCCTGCGCTATGACCCCAACAAGGATGCCAAGCCGCACTGGGAGACATACCAAGTCGAATCCGAGCCCATGGACCGGGTGCTGGACTTGCTGCACAAGGTCAAATACTTCACCGATGGCAGCCTGGCTTTCCGCCGCAGCTGTGGCCACGGCATCTGTGGCTCGGACGCGATGGTGATCAATGGCAAGAACCGTCTGGCCTGCAAAGCCCTGGTTAAAGAGCTAGGGCCCAGCATCAGCGTGGAGCCGATCCGCGGCCTGCCGGTAGAGAAGGATCTGGTAGTAGATATGGATCCCTTCTTCGCCGCTTATCGTGCGGTGAAGCCCTTCCTCATCAACGATGAGCCCCCGCCCGAACGGGAGCGCTTACAAAGCCCTGCCGATCGCGAGCGCTTTGACGCTTCTACCAAATGTATCCTTTGCGCAGCCTGCACTACCAGTTGCCCAGTTTTCTGGGTCAACGGCACCTATATCGGGCCGGCAGCTATCGTGCAGGCCCACCGCTTTATCTTCGATAGCCGCGACAAGGGCGCCCGCGAGCGCTTCCAAGCGCTCGGTGCGAGCACCGGGGTATGGCGGTGCCGCACCGCTTACAACTGTACCGAGGCCTGCCCCCGCGAGATCCCGGTGACCCAAGCCATCGAAGAGGTGAAGCGGGCTATTCTTTTTGATAAGTTCTGA
- the speD gene encoding adenosylmethionine decarboxylase — MELFGFGPHLMIDGYNANPTKLADAELVRRVLDELPVEMEMTKVLPPFVYRYGGKPGQAEGVTGVVIIAESHLAIHTFPEKGFISVDIFSCKPFDLGKAVRSVIERFEIGRYETYLINRGKEFPKDPELARQIVMGEREYLQARVG, encoded by the coding sequence TTGGAACTCTTTGGCTTTGGCCCTCACCTAATGATTGATGGCTACAACGCCAACCCCACAAAACTAGCCGATGCCGAGCTCGTCCGGCGTGTTTTGGACGAGCTCCCGGTGGAGATGGAGATGACCAAGGTGCTGCCGCCTTTTGTCTATCGCTACGGGGGCAAGCCTGGTCAGGCCGAGGGCGTCACCGGCGTGGTGATCATTGCCGAGAGTCACCTCGCCATCCACACCTTCCCCGAAAAGGGTTTCATCAGCGTGGACATTTTCTCCTGCAAACCCTTCGATCTCGGGAAAGCCGTGCGTTCGGTGATCGAGCGCTTCGAGATCGGCCGCTACGAAACTTACTTGATCAACCGGGGCAAGGAGTTCCCCAAGGATCCCGAACTAGCTCGGCAGATCGTGATGGGGGAACGGGAGTATCTGCAAGCTCGAGTGGGATAG
- a CDS encoding dynamin family protein, with product MLDAKTLALAQDVRALLARGLEAISRTAIDPAPIRQALADLEGPFMLVVSGEFNSGKSSILNALLGAELLKEGVTPTTDRINLITYGEQAKLEPQGPDLTLIYLPHALLKDLRMVDTPGTNAILEHHQVLTERFLPRADLILFVTSADRPFTQSEAEFLQLIKAWGKKIVLLVNKIDLLSPSEQREVLEYVRQSALQTLGQSVPVLGLSARRAKQGEKQGSGLADLEAHIRKVLANESAKIKLGSPLGVLLRLVQDARPYLERELAENRKQLATCSELEALLKRHIERTQRDFDGQIALALQVLDEVRERGERWLDETVRLSRILELINASRIQDSFMRDVAQNSNQVLERSVQQSLNWLAKKNQELLEDALALLREAPGMLPARDKGEPSVEQAIHKALERYRPDDEAVVLREEIQLALQQTALASLGGVGLGAGLVLILQSLAADVTGVVAGLVAAILGLSILPRRKDQAKSRLRERLGEVRSSLEAALKQALRLELERSAERFRALYRPTCSGLEATQQRLSQQIQELQALEQEALKLREQLT from the coding sequence ATGCTAGACGCCAAAACGCTTGCTCTGGCACAGGATGTACGCGCCCTTCTCGCCAGAGGCCTCGAGGCTATATCGCGCACCGCAATTGACCCAGCGCCTATCCGTCAGGCACTTGCCGACCTCGAGGGGCCATTTATGCTGGTGGTATCCGGCGAATTCAACAGTGGAAAGTCGAGCATTCTCAATGCGCTTCTCGGTGCCGAGCTGCTAAAAGAAGGGGTTACGCCGACCACGGATCGGATCAACCTCATCACCTATGGGGAGCAGGCCAAGCTCGAGCCACAAGGCCCCGATCTCACCTTGATCTATTTGCCGCACGCGCTTCTCAAGGATCTGCGGATGGTGGACACGCCCGGCACCAACGCCATTCTCGAGCACCATCAGGTGCTCACGGAACGCTTTTTGCCCCGCGCCGACCTGATTCTCTTTGTCACCAGCGCGGATCGCCCCTTCACCCAGTCCGAAGCGGAGTTTTTGCAGCTCATCAAGGCCTGGGGCAAGAAAATCGTGCTGCTCGTCAACAAAATAGATCTGCTCTCCCCCAGCGAGCAGCGGGAGGTACTCGAGTACGTGCGCCAAAGCGCGCTACAAACCCTAGGCCAAAGTGTCCCGGTGTTGGGTCTTTCCGCACGGCGGGCTAAGCAAGGCGAAAAACAAGGCAGCGGCCTGGCCGACCTCGAGGCCCATATCCGCAAGGTGCTCGCCAACGAATCGGCCAAGATCAAGCTGGGATCGCCGCTAGGGGTGCTGCTCAGGTTAGTGCAAGATGCCAGGCCCTACCTCGAGCGCGAGCTCGCCGAAAATCGCAAGCAGCTTGCGACCTGCAGCGAACTCGAGGCCCTTTTAAAGCGCCATATAGAGCGCACTCAGCGGGATTTTGACGGACAGATCGCGCTCGCCCTACAAGTGCTCGATGAGGTGCGCGAACGCGGCGAGCGCTGGCTCGACGAAACCGTGCGGCTTTCGCGTATCCTCGAGCTAATCAACGCCAGCCGCATCCAGGACTCCTTCATGCGCGACGTGGCGCAAAATAGCAACCAGGTCTTGGAACGCAGCGTGCAGCAATCCTTAAATTGGCTCGCCAAGAAAAACCAGGAGTTGCTCGAAGACGCCCTAGCTCTCCTGCGCGAAGCACCGGGGATGCTGCCCGCCCGCGACAAGGGTGAACCCAGCGTGGAGCAAGCCATTCACAAGGCGCTAGAGCGTTACCGCCCGGATGATGAAGCAGTAGTGCTGCGCGAAGAGATCCAGCTAGCCCTACAGCAAACCGCGTTAGCCAGCCTGGGCGGGGTCGGGTTAGGTGCGGGGTTGGTGCTCATTTTGCAAAGCCTGGCCGCCGACGTCACCGGGGTAGTGGCTGGCCTGGTGGCGGCTATCCTTGGCCTGTCGATACTACCCCGCCGCAAGGATCAGGCCAAAAGCCGTTTGCGCGAGCGGCTCGGCGAGGTGCGCTCGAGCCTGGAAGCCGCGCTTAAACAGGCCCTGAGGCTTGAACTCGAGCGCTCCGCCGAACGCTTCCGAGCCCTGTATCGCCCCACCTGTAGCGGGCTCGAAGCAACACAGCAACGGCTTAGCCAACAGATCCAAGAACTCCAGGCGCTCGAGCAAGAGGCGCTGAAGCTGCGCGAGCAGCTGACATGA
- the sdhA gene encoding succinate dehydrogenase flavoprotein subunit: MAHQHDVIVVGAGGSGLTSALYAAQGGADVAVVTKLYPTRSHTGAAQGGIGAALGNVEEDHWEWHMFDTIKGGDYLTDQDAAEIFAKEVIEAVIELEHMGLPFDRLPSGKIAQRRFGGHTKEYGKAAVHRAAHAADRTGHMILQTLYQQCVKHNITFYNEFHVLDVIIEDGVAKGLVAYELATGEIHTFKSKAIVIASGGYGRAWKVTSNAYTLTGDLQAILYRKGLPLEDMEFYQFHPTGLFPLGILLTEGARGEGGILRNASGERFMERYAPTIKDLAPRDMVARAMYLEVREGRGAGPRKDHVLLDLTHLPPETIHKKLPDISEFAQIYLGVDPTKEPVPVMPTAHYAMGGIPTTLWGEVIADDRNTIIPGLYAAGEVACVSLHGANRLGTNSLGDLVVFGRRAGIAAAKFAKVADFYDLSPDVAGPARERVEKFRNQSGKESVASLRAALQQAMQDHASVFRTEELLAKGTEELKELFERYRHIGLQDRGERYNTELVEAIELGYLLEVSEATVHSALNRRESRGAHAREDYPERDDKNWLKHTLVFKQGDGKVCFRYKPVVLGKFEPKARTY; the protein is encoded by the coding sequence ATGGCACACCAACATGACGTAATCGTAGTGGGGGCGGGCGGCTCGGGCCTCACCTCGGCTTTGTACGCGGCCCAGGGCGGGGCGGATGTGGCCGTTGTCACCAAGCTTTACCCGACCCGTTCGCATACCGGGGCGGCCCAGGGCGGAATCGGCGCGGCCTTGGGCAACGTCGAAGAGGATCACTGGGAATGGCACATGTTCGACACCATCAAGGGTGGCGACTACCTGACCGACCAGGATGCTGCGGAGATCTTCGCCAAAGAAGTGATCGAGGCGGTGATCGAGCTCGAGCATATGGGCCTGCCCTTCGACCGGCTGCCCTCGGGCAAGATTGCCCAGCGGCGCTTTGGCGGGCATACCAAGGAGTACGGCAAGGCCGCCGTACACCGTGCGGCCCACGCCGCCGACCGCACCGGGCACATGATCCTCCAGACGCTCTACCAACAGTGCGTCAAGCACAACATCACCTTCTACAACGAATTTCATGTGTTGGACGTGATCATCGAGGACGGGGTAGCCAAGGGCTTGGTAGCGTATGAGTTGGCGACCGGGGAGATCCACACCTTCAAGTCCAAGGCCATCGTAATCGCCTCGGGCGGCTACGGGCGGGCCTGGAAGGTGACCTCTAACGCCTATACCCTCACCGGGGACTTGCAGGCTATCCTCTACCGCAAAGGACTGCCGCTGGAGGACATGGAGTTCTACCAGTTCCACCCCACCGGCCTTTTCCCTTTGGGTATCCTGCTCACCGAAGGGGCCCGCGGCGAGGGGGGCATACTGCGCAACGCCTCCGGCGAGCGCTTCATGGAGCGTTACGCCCCCACCATCAAGGACCTTGCCCCGCGCGATATGGTGGCCCGGGCCATGTACCTCGAGGTGCGCGAGGGGCGTGGGGCCGGCCCTCGCAAAGACCACGTGCTCTTAGACCTCACCCACCTGCCCCCGGAGACCATCCACAAAAAGCTTCCCGACATCTCCGAGTTTGCCCAGATCTACCTCGGGGTAGACCCTACCAAAGAGCCTGTACCGGTAATGCCCACCGCTCACTACGCTATGGGAGGCATCCCCACCACGCTGTGGGGCGAGGTCATCGCCGATGACCGCAATACCATTATCCCCGGTCTGTACGCGGCGGGCGAAGTGGCTTGCGTGAGCCTCCATGGAGCTAATCGCCTGGGTACCAACAGCCTGGGCGACTTGGTGGTCTTCGGACGCAGGGCGGGCATTGCTGCGGCAAAATTTGCCAAGGTGGCGGATTTCTATGACCTCTCACCCGATGTGGCCGGGCCCGCACGAGAGCGGGTGGAAAAGTTCCGCAACCAAAGCGGTAAAGAGTCAGTGGCTTCGCTGCGCGCAGCGTTGCAGCAAGCCATGCAAGACCACGCTTCGGTGTTCCGTACCGAGGAGCTACTAGCCAAAGGGACGGAAGAACTCAAGGAGCTTTTTGAGCGTTACCGGCATATCGGCTTGCAGGATAGGGGTGAGCGGTATAACACCGAACTGGTCGAGGCTATAGAGCTTGGGTATCTGCTCGAGGTCAGCGAGGCCACCGTCCACTCTGCCCTCAACCGCCGGGAGAGCCGGGGGGCTCATGCCCGCGAAGACTACCCTGAGCGCGACGATAAGAATTGGCTCAAGCACACCCTGGTCTTCAAACAGGGTGATGGGAAGGTTTGTTTCCGTTACAAGCCGGTGGTACTGGGCAAGTTTGAGCCTAAGGCGAGGACCTATTGA